In Rosa chinensis cultivar Old Blush chromosome 1, RchiOBHm-V2, whole genome shotgun sequence, a genomic segment contains:
- the LOC112203492 gene encoding uncharacterized protein LOC112203492 — MPLPLKLFAGFAKLNFDGFVVNNKKAAASFVIRDHDGSPLFAGARAIGHASVPIAEGSAIRDGLYHALLLNCRRLYVEGDSRLITDSINKNCAPPWRLRTLVKDIPSLASNFEAISFSYVSREANFVADAVTNMGHRSSTPITWSKKLPFSALSAFNFD; from the coding sequence ATGCCCCTACCACTCAAGTTATTCGCTGGCTTCGCCAAGCTCAATTTCGATGGTTTTGTTGTCAACAATAAGAAAGCAGCTGCTAGTTTTGTTATCAGGGATCATGATGGCTCCCCCCTTTTTGCTGGTGCGAGAGCTATTGGTCATGCTTCTGTCCCCATTGCTGAAGGAAGTGCTATTCGTGATGGTCTTTATCATGCCCTCCTACTTAATTGTCGAAGGCTTTATGTTGAAGGTGACTCCAGGTTAATTACAGACTCTATCAACAAAAATTGTGCTCCTCCTTGGCGTCTTCGTACTCTTGTGAAAGACATCCCGAGTCTGGCTAGCAATTTCGAAGCTATTTCCTTCTCTTATGTTTCCAGGGAAGCCAACTTCGTTGCTGATGCTGTTACAAATATGGGTCATAGATCTTCTACTCCTATCACTTGGTCGAAAAAGTTGCCGTTCTCTGCCTTGtctgcttttaattttgattag